The following coding sequences are from one Paenibacillus stellifer window:
- a CDS encoding DsrE family protein has product MNEKVIFLTTDTMGTGGSRLGEQLLETYFTLLKQQETLPAAIFCVNRGVLALTGKSMASLHLKEIQERGVPVLACSTCVNYYGVGDQLYAGEVSSMGHFIELSAKYEVVTLS; this is encoded by the coding sequence GTGAACGAAAAAGTAATCTTTTTGACAACCGATACAATGGGAACGGGAGGCAGCCGGCTCGGCGAACAGCTGCTTGAGACCTATTTCACCCTGCTGAAGCAGCAGGAAACGCTGCCGGCCGCGATTTTTTGCGTGAACCGGGGCGTGCTGGCGCTGACAGGCAAATCGATGGCTTCTCTGCATCTGAAGGAAATTCAGGAACGGGGCGTTCCCGTGCTGGCCTGCTCCACTTGCGTCAACTATTATGGCGTGGGCGATCAGCTCTATGCGGGTGAAGTGTCCAGCATGGGGCATTTTATCGAGCTGTCGGCGAAGTATGAAGTGGTGACCTTGTCATGA
- a CDS encoding threonine aldolase family protein has translation MTSPNPLLEAFNRAEYALGGHGRRNVQMLKNALEAWDGGLDSDVYGSGKLIEDFQNKMAGVLGKEAAVFFPSGTMAQQIALRIWCDRQGVKKVAYHPLCHLEIHEQRGLHELHGIEPVLLGGQDRLITLDDVRALDESISCLLLELPQREIGGQLPDYSELEAISAYCRGRGIALHLDGARLFEVLPYYRKTAAEVCALFDSVYISFYKGIGGIAGAILAGDAGLTEESKIWKRRHGGDLISLYPYILSADYYFEERLPNMKRYYEGARELAGLFHKCKGVTTLPETPVSNMFHVHFGLSKQAVEPLLIGLYEETGLGITHYLRENGENSCYFEVSIGDRYEGIPKDKLASSFSLLNDRLTAAL, from the coding sequence ATGACAAGCCCGAATCCGCTTCTGGAAGCGTTCAATCGGGCGGAATATGCCCTGGGCGGTCATGGAAGACGGAATGTGCAGATGCTGAAGAACGCGCTGGAAGCCTGGGATGGCGGATTGGACAGCGACGTATACGGCTCGGGGAAGCTGATTGAAGATTTTCAGAATAAAATGGCCGGTGTTCTCGGCAAGGAAGCGGCCGTGTTCTTCCCCAGCGGCACTATGGCGCAGCAGATTGCGCTGCGGATCTGGTGTGACCGCCAAGGCGTCAAGAAAGTTGCCTATCACCCGCTGTGCCATCTGGAAATTCACGAGCAGCGGGGGCTTCACGAGCTGCACGGCATTGAGCCGGTGTTGCTTGGCGGCCAAGACCGGCTGATTACCCTGGATGATGTCCGGGCGCTGGACGAGTCGATATCCTGCCTGCTCCTGGAGCTGCCCCAGCGGGAAATCGGGGGCCAGCTTCCGGATTACAGCGAGCTTGAAGCGATTTCTGCTTACTGCCGCGGGCGCGGAATCGCTCTGCATCTCGACGGAGCAAGACTGTTCGAGGTGCTGCCCTATTACCGGAAGACCGCAGCTGAGGTGTGCGCCCTGTTCGACAGCGTCTATATTTCCTTCTACAAGGGGATTGGCGGAATTGCCGGAGCGATTCTGGCAGGAGACGCCGGGCTGACGGAGGAATCGAAGATTTGGAAAAGAAGACATGGCGGCGACCTCATCAGCTTGTATCCGTATATTCTCTCGGCCGATTATTACTTTGAAGAGAGATTACCTAACATGAAAAGGTACTACGAGGGGGCTCGGGAGCTCGCGGGTTTATTTCACAAATGCAAGGGTGTGACCACGCTTCCAGAGACTCCGGTGTCCAACATGTTCCATGTGCATTTTGGCCTGTCCAAGCAGGCGGTGGAGCCTCTCTTGATCGGGCTGTATGAAGAGACAGGCCTTGGTATTACGCATTATTTGCGGGAAAACGGCGAGAATTCCTGTTATTTCGAGGTCAGTATCGGTGACCGTTACGAAGGGATTCCGAAGGACAAATTGGCTTCGTCATTCTCGCTTCTGAACGACCGGCTAACCGCCGCATTGTGA
- a CDS encoding MFS transporter, with amino-acid sequence MSNVALFYVYRIVSRCYFHLPILFIFFYRQDLSLPVIELMLAAYGLVVMLTAKWNVKAMRRMAQPKVIALGECLKGLGLVLLITAPHPAVLLAGQIVCGLGYSLAAGTDSSLLRSLFEEGDQEKYRRTESSSASFMFLSVLLAGIVGSVLMESGMRIPFYLSIAANAVSAAVILGIREAGSSGSRTAPRAEAAQAAKPETGGAAARPALELTSGQRFWRRYYSLVRAFTLAPFVGFIPFLLNRTLNIGMLQFGLVLSLFTLLGFVSARYAVRVGAAIGENKLVILTTVLSLSSMLLLALSPHIASAALAVAVMGLASGGARPLAVGQLSGPGMKPAERTAVLSSMERMYGFWNAFLLVAGGFALDEFGFRVLMLGLAAGFLLVSAVSYVMRRTGSSAPHSVSGELPS; translated from the coding sequence ATGAGTAATGTCGCTCTTTTCTATGTATATCGAATTGTCTCGCGCTGTTACTTCCATCTGCCGATTCTGTTTATCTTCTTCTACAGACAGGATTTGTCTCTGCCTGTGATCGAGCTGATGCTCGCGGCCTACGGCCTGGTCGTCATGCTGACCGCGAAATGGAACGTGAAGGCCATGCGCAGGATGGCGCAGCCGAAGGTCATCGCCCTCGGCGAGTGCCTGAAGGGGCTGGGGCTTGTGCTGCTGATCACGGCTCCGCATCCCGCCGTTCTTCTGGCTGGACAGATCGTCTGCGGACTTGGGTACAGTCTGGCAGCCGGAACGGACTCCAGCCTGCTGCGATCGCTCTTCGAGGAAGGGGATCAGGAGAAATACCGCAGAACCGAATCTTCGTCGGCGAGCTTCATGTTCCTGTCCGTTCTTCTGGCGGGGATTGTGGGAAGCGTCCTGATGGAGAGCGGCATGCGCATTCCCTTCTATCTGTCGATCGCAGCCAATGCCGTATCGGCTGCTGTCATTCTCGGCATTCGGGAAGCCGGGTCGTCGGGGAGCCGGACTGCGCCGCGCGCAGAAGCAGCACAGGCAGCCAAGCCGGAGACGGGGGGCGCGGCAGCTCGGCCTGCTCTGGAGCTGACAAGCGGCCAACGGTTCTGGAGGAGATATTACTCTCTTGTCCGGGCCTTTACGCTGGCTCCCTTTGTCGGCTTTATCCCGTTCCTGCTGAACCGGACACTGAACATCGGGATGCTGCAATTCGGCCTTGTGCTCAGCCTGTTCACTCTGCTCGGCTTCGTATCGGCCCGATACGCCGTCCGCGTAGGAGCCGCCATCGGCGAGAACAAGCTTGTTATACTCACGACGGTACTGTCGCTTTCGTCTATGCTTCTGCTCGCTCTTTCTCCGCATATTGCCAGCGCGGCGCTGGCCGTAGCGGTTATGGGGCTCGCCTCGGGAGGGGCGAGGCCGCTGGCTGTCGGGCAGCTCAGCGGCCCGGGAATGAAGCCGGCTGAACGTACGGCCGTGCTGAGCTCCATGGAGCGGATGTACGGATTCTGGAACGCCTTCCTGCTCGTCGCGGGCGGGTTCGCGCTGGATGAGTTCGGCTTCCGCGTTCTGATGCTCGGCTTGGCCGCAGGTTTCCTGCTGGTATCTGCAGTGTCCTATGTGATGCGCCGCACCGGTTCTTCGGCTCCGCACTCCGTATCCGGAGAACTGCCATCTTAA
- the ald gene encoding alanine dehydrogenase, whose product MIIGVPKEIKNNENRVAITPAGVVSFVKEGHKVLVEQGAGLGSGFTDAEYAAAGAELIAGAADVWSSAEMVMKVKEPLESEYGYFRAGLVLFTYLHLAPEPALATALKEKGVFAIGYETVTEGRTLPLLTPMSEVAGRMSVQLGAQFLQKNYGGQGILLAGVPGVSRGKVSIIGGGVVGTNAAKMAIGLGAEVTIVDLSADRLRQLDDIFGAQINTLISNPYNIAKAVAEADVLVGAVLIPGAKAPKLVTEEMVKTMKPGSVIVDVAIDQGGIVETIDHVTTHDNPVFEKHGVLHYSVANMPGAVAKTSTIALTNVTVPYALQIAGKGALKAVQESEGLLNGVNIANGKITCKAVAEALGEECFTVAQAMSQEFTLI is encoded by the coding sequence ATGATCATCGGAGTACCTAAGGAAATCAAGAATAACGAGAATCGTGTAGCCATTACGCCGGCAGGAGTCGTCAGCTTTGTCAAGGAAGGTCACAAGGTATTGGTCGAGCAGGGCGCGGGCCTTGGCAGCGGATTTACGGATGCGGAATACGCAGCTGCGGGAGCGGAACTGATTGCAGGCGCCGCCGATGTATGGAGCAGCGCCGAGATGGTGATGAAGGTGAAGGAGCCGCTTGAGAGCGAATACGGCTACTTCCGTGCCGGTCTCGTTCTGTTCACTTACCTGCATCTGGCTCCGGAGCCCGCTCTGGCGACTGCACTGAAAGAGAAAGGCGTGTTCGCAATCGGCTACGAGACGGTTACTGAAGGCCGCACTCTGCCGCTGCTGACTCCGATGAGCGAAGTGGCTGGACGCATGTCCGTACAGCTCGGAGCCCAATTCCTGCAGAAGAACTACGGTGGACAGGGCATCCTGCTTGCCGGCGTTCCTGGTGTAAGCAGAGGCAAGGTCAGCATCATCGGCGGCGGCGTGGTCGGAACGAATGCGGCGAAGATGGCGATCGGTCTTGGAGCGGAAGTAACGATTGTTGACCTCAGCGCTGACAGACTTCGCCAGCTTGACGATATTTTCGGAGCGCAGATCAACACGCTGATCTCGAACCCGTACAACATCGCCAAAGCGGTTGCCGAAGCCGATGTGCTCGTAGGCGCTGTACTGATTCCGGGAGCCAAAGCACCGAAGCTGGTGACGGAAGAAATGGTCAAGACGATGAAGCCGGGCTCCGTTATCGTCGACGTGGCGATCGACCAGGGCGGTATCGTCGAGACGATCGACCATGTTACTACACATGACAATCCGGTCTTCGAGAAGCATGGCGTACTGCACTACTCCGTAGCCAACATGCCGGGCGCTGTAGCCAAGACCTCGACTATCGCTCTGACGAATGTAACCGTTCCTTACGCGCTGCAAATCGCGGGCAAGGGCGCGCTGAAAGCCGTACAGGAGAGTGAAGGCCTGCTGAACGGCGTTAACATTGCGAACGGCAAGATCACCTGTAAGGCCGTAGCTGAAGCGCTCGGCGAAGAATGCTTTACGGTCGCTCAGGCGATGTCCCAAGAGTTCACCTTGATTTAA
- a CDS encoding TetR/AcrR family transcriptional regulator, translated as MSEPRSKRMTNRDMQAAERKQQILEIAKRLFAEKGYHATSMRELNKEIGMAEALTYHYFPGGKLEILKSVLQSAQEERISSFVALFGEAFDDGGPLDRILLDLIDGIAGRLMKDQQYFQILIRERSLLDHEQKEALESLTRQPFRTMSACLMELASREQLRPMDFEMAASQFLSHVVVLIVQEMINGRVMPHAEMKRIADFYVQLWSK; from the coding sequence GTGTCTGAACCAAGAAGCAAAAGAATGACCAACCGGGATATGCAAGCTGCAGAGCGAAAGCAGCAAATCCTTGAAATCGCCAAGCGTTTGTTCGCGGAGAAAGGCTACCACGCGACCTCCATGCGTGAATTAAATAAAGAAATCGGCATGGCGGAAGCTTTGACCTATCATTATTTCCCCGGAGGAAAGCTCGAAATACTGAAATCCGTTCTCCAAAGCGCCCAGGAAGAGAGAATTTCCAGCTTCGTAGCGTTGTTCGGCGAGGCGTTTGATGATGGCGGGCCGCTTGATCGGATCCTTCTGGACCTGATCGATGGGATTGCCGGACGGCTGATGAAGGACCAGCAGTATTTCCAGATTCTGATCCGGGAACGCAGCTTGCTGGATCATGAGCAAAAAGAGGCTCTGGAGTCGCTCACCAGACAGCCGTTCCGTACCATGTCCGCCTGCTTAATGGAGCTTGCCTCCCGGGAGCAGCTGCGCCCTATGGATTTTGAAATGGCCGCCTCCCAATTTTTGTCCCATGTCGTGGTCCTTATCGTTCAAGAAATGATCAACGGACGGGTCATGCCGCATGCGGAAATGAAGCGAATTGCTGATTTTTATGTCCAATTGTGGTCCAAGTAA
- a CDS encoding metal-dependent hydrolase, producing the protein MNIRYLGHSCFLVSHESYAVIIDPFLSGNPLAAAKPEDIKVDAVLVTHGHMDHMMDAAAIALRCGCPVIANYEVCLHLSEQGVATEAMHIGGTRSFPWGTVKLTQAFHGSGIELEGGGVKEGGMPAGIVLTMGGFTFYHAGDTALFGDMKLIGELNRLDAAALPIGDVFTMGPDDSLIAASWLQAGAYIPMHYNTFPPIIQDAAAWLKRLESQGRKGAVLAPGESCRLGAGGLTTLSGSATAE; encoded by the coding sequence ATGAATATTCGTTATCTGGGGCATTCCTGCTTTCTGGTCAGCCATGAATCCTATGCTGTCATTATCGACCCGTTCCTGTCGGGCAATCCGCTCGCGGCTGCGAAGCCGGAGGATATTAAGGTTGATGCCGTTCTGGTGACACACGGTCATATGGACCATATGATGGATGCCGCCGCTATCGCGCTCCGCTGCGGATGTCCGGTTATCGCGAATTATGAGGTGTGTCTCCACCTGTCTGAGCAGGGGGTGGCAACGGAAGCAATGCATATCGGGGGTACCCGTTCGTTCCCCTGGGGCACGGTTAAGCTTACGCAAGCCTTTCATGGCTCAGGCATCGAGCTTGAGGGAGGCGGGGTGAAGGAAGGCGGCATGCCGGCCGGAATCGTGCTCACGATGGGCGGCTTCACCTTCTACCATGCCGGGGATACGGCCCTGTTCGGCGACATGAAGCTGATCGGCGAACTGAACAGGCTCGATGCGGCGGCGCTGCCGATCGGCGATGTGTTCACAATGGGGCCGGACGACTCCCTCATTGCGGCGTCATGGCTGCAGGCGGGGGCATATATCCCTATGCATTATAATACCTTTCCGCCGATTATCCAGGACGCAGCCGCCTGGCTGAAGCGCCTGGAGAGCCAGGGACGGAAAGGAGCGGTCCTTGCACCCGGAGAGTCATGCAGACTGGGTGCGGGAGGACTCACCACTTTGAGCGGAAGCGCCACGGCTGAATAG
- a CDS encoding YebC/PmpR family DNA-binding transcriptional regulator: MGRKWNNIKEKKASKDANTSRIYARFGREIYVVAKQGEPDPESNRALRVVLERAKTYNVPKAIIDRALEKAKGGSDETYDELRYEGFGPNGSMIIVDALTNNVNRTASEVRAAFSKNGGSLGVSGSVSYMFDSTAVIGLVGKSADEVLEILMEGDVDARDILEEDEAVIVYAEPEQFHAVQEALKNAGVTEFTVAELSMLPQNYVTLPEDSVAQFEKLIDVLEDLEDVQQVYHNVDSED; encoded by the coding sequence ATGGGCCGCAAGTGGAACAATATTAAAGAGAAGAAAGCGTCGAAGGACGCCAACACAAGTCGTATATATGCAAGATTTGGCCGTGAAATTTATGTGGTGGCCAAGCAGGGAGAGCCGGACCCGGAATCGAACCGTGCGCTGAGGGTCGTGCTGGAACGCGCGAAGACCTATAACGTGCCGAAGGCGATTATCGACCGCGCGCTGGAGAAGGCGAAGGGGGGCTCCGACGAGACCTATGACGAGCTTCGTTATGAGGGCTTCGGCCCGAACGGCTCGATGATCATCGTCGACGCCCTGACGAACAACGTCAACCGCACCGCCTCCGAAGTCCGTGCCGCGTTCAGCAAGAACGGCGGCAGCCTTGGCGTCAGCGGCTCGGTCTCCTATATGTTCGACTCCACGGCCGTTATCGGCCTGGTTGGCAAGAGCGCCGATGAAGTGCTGGAAATTCTGATGGAAGGAGACGTTGACGCGCGCGACATCCTCGAAGAGGATGAAGCTGTCATCGTCTATGCCGAGCCGGAGCAGTTCCATGCAGTGCAGGAAGCGCTGAAGAATGCGGGCGTCACCGAATTTACGGTGGCTGAACTGTCGATGCTTCCGCAGAACTATGTGACGCTGCCGGAAGATTCCGTTGCCCAGTTCGAGAAGCTGATCGATGTGCTGGAGGATCTGGAAGACGTGCAGCAGGTGTATCACAACGTCGATTCCGAAGACTAA
- a CDS encoding PaaX family transcriptional regulator C-terminal domain-containing protein: protein MLSIEKQIVYLISCADVIEAQELVRLYEADGRSGQYIRNVLARLKKMGYIESAERSRYRITEVGKSFVLSFNRKPQLPAAEWDHKWQIVMFEFPDGLRRQRQMLVNHLRDLGFGRLYDSVYISPWDHSDNLAQYAAENRLASCLSVASGCAVPGLDAPGRAGEIWPIGDIRLIYEEKEAWFRQEFLPKAENIPADDRGAFLLFLEIGNVISEIGLLDPVLPACLLPDSWKGNDLLNEMFAAMRRIGEAIHSDSVYRKYVNV, encoded by the coding sequence ATGCTGTCCATCGAGAAGCAGATTGTCTATCTGATTTCCTGTGCTGATGTGATTGAAGCGCAGGAGTTGGTCCGGCTGTATGAAGCGGACGGCCGGTCCGGACAGTACATCCGCAATGTGCTGGCCCGGCTGAAGAAGATGGGGTACATTGAGTCCGCAGAGCGTTCGCGCTACCGCATTACCGAGGTCGGCAAGTCGTTCGTCCTTTCATTTAACCGGAAGCCGCAGCTGCCGGCGGCCGAGTGGGATCATAAATGGCAGATTGTCATGTTCGAATTTCCGGACGGTCTGAGGAGGCAGCGCCAAATGCTGGTCAATCACCTGCGCGACCTTGGCTTTGGGCGTCTGTATGATAGCGTCTACATATCTCCATGGGACCACTCGGATAATCTGGCGCAGTATGCGGCCGAGAATCGTCTGGCCTCCTGTCTGTCGGTCGCGTCGGGCTGCGCGGTCCCCGGCCTGGATGCTCCCGGCAGAGCGGGCGAAATCTGGCCGATCGGGGACATTCGCCTTATTTATGAAGAGAAGGAAGCCTGGTTCCGCCAAGAATTTCTGCCCAAGGCGGAGAATATACCGGCCGATGACCGCGGGGCGTTCCTGCTGTTTCTGGAAATCGGCAATGTCATCAGCGAAATCGGCCTCCTTGATCCTGTCCTGCCTGCTTGTCTGCTCCCTGATTCCTGGAAGGGGAATGACCTGCTGAATGAGATGTTCGCTGCCATGCGCCGGATCGGCGAGGCGATTCACAGTGATTCGGTATACCGCAAATATGTGAACGTATAA
- a CDS encoding PucR family transcriptional regulator, producing MTEAGVSFDRFFDNMESLADAISESLRSQVTIEDDNHHVVGYSSHQFESDPARISTIIGKRVPDSVIIGLRKKGIMRQLENTPHPIRIPGVMEIGLGPRLAMCIKHQKEVLGYIWVVDAGNLAEGYAEGIVERAASTAARYLLKQRGWKSKQNQAREDFFWKLLTSHYGTEQDIRRDAAEDGIDLPRGFYIGVFEPETDRIVDESFLMKFRQAAGGIPGVTPVFLTTEHNRVILLFTLQPHVEESEGLSSYMKSIAGQLGKSEDCRISGGCSLYYGEYLSAAVAYTEAASIVEIKRLLPFQARELLLYEGIGFWAHLPAIIEQKRSRGRRSPLLYPLKEHDRLHKTDFVKTIAVYLTFNGNLKESASFLHIHTNTLMYRLNRIAEITGRELKDTHYRFSIYLDILTEETRQLNQWFAQNGASL from the coding sequence ATGACAGAAGCGGGCGTATCCTTTGACCGTTTTTTTGACAATATGGAGTCACTGGCGGATGCGATCAGCGAATCGCTGCGGTCCCAGGTGACCATTGAGGACGACAATCACCATGTGGTCGGCTACAGCTCCCATCAGTTCGAGAGCGATCCGGCGCGGATTTCAACGATTATCGGCAAACGGGTGCCAGATTCGGTCATCATTGGATTGCGCAAGAAGGGAATTATGCGTCAGCTTGAAAATACCCCCCATCCCATCCGGATTCCCGGCGTGATGGAGATCGGGCTCGGCCCACGACTGGCCATGTGCATCAAGCATCAGAAGGAAGTGCTGGGTTATATCTGGGTAGTGGATGCCGGCAATCTGGCCGAAGGCTATGCCGAGGGGATCGTGGAGCGGGCGGCATCGACCGCTGCGCGCTATCTGCTGAAGCAGCGGGGCTGGAAGAGCAAGCAGAACCAGGCGCGCGAGGATTTCTTCTGGAAGCTTCTGACTTCGCATTATGGCACAGAACAGGATATTCGCAGGGACGCCGCCGAGGACGGCATTGATCTTCCGCGCGGGTTCTATATCGGTGTATTCGAGCCAGAGACGGACAGAATTGTAGATGAGTCGTTCCTGATGAAGTTCCGGCAGGCGGCGGGCGGTATCCCGGGCGTAACGCCGGTCTTTCTTACCACCGAGCATAACCGGGTGATCCTGCTGTTCACCCTGCAGCCGCATGTGGAAGAGTCGGAAGGCCTTTCTTCTTATATGAAGAGTATCGCCGGTCAGCTTGGCAAAAGCGAGGACTGCCGCATCTCCGGCGGCTGCAGCCTGTACTACGGAGAGTATTTGTCGGCGGCTGTTGCCTATACGGAGGCGGCGTCCATCGTTGAGATTAAGCGGCTGCTGCCTTTTCAGGCGCGGGAGCTTCTGCTGTATGAAGGTATAGGGTTCTGGGCCCATCTTCCCGCTATCATAGAACAGAAGCGAAGCCGGGGACGCCGCAGTCCGCTGCTCTATCCGCTCAAGGAGCATGACCGTCTGCACAAGACGGACTTCGTCAAGACAATTGCCGTCTACCTGACGTTTAACGGGAATCTGAAGGAGTCCGCGTCTTTTTTGCATATCCATACGAATACCTTGATGTACCGGCTGAACCGGATTGCGGAGATTACGGGCCGCGAGCTGAAGGATACCCATTACCGCTTCTCGATTTACCTTGATATTTTAACGGAAGAGACCCGTCAGTTGAATCAGTGGTTCGCGCAGAATGGGGCTTCGCTGTAA
- a CDS encoding ABC transporter permease, producing the protein MMSWLAAIRVENTKLYRSYVFIGILAFFLFVTVIRAGESDWTVYLQNVVFMFSSVFGIIGFGAVVSWTFGREYSDRTFKDLLALPVSRGTIVMAKSAVAASCCFILALITFGFAIMTGFIAGMQGFSTVEVKHYLIQLLIAVCLHVVLCGPVAFIASASRGYLMPIGFAFTTLMVALIAGSTPLGAYLPWSIPALQLAGSSISAFPLNAVSYMIPVIAGTAGLAATWAWWRSADHK; encoded by the coding sequence ATGATGTCCTGGCTTGCGGCAATCCGCGTGGAAAACACCAAATTATATCGTTCCTATGTCTTCATTGGCATTCTGGCATTCTTTCTGTTCGTGACTGTTATTCGCGCAGGTGAGAGTGATTGGACGGTCTATCTGCAAAATGTTGTCTTTATGTTCAGCAGCGTGTTCGGGATCATCGGCTTTGGCGCGGTCGTGAGCTGGACGTTCGGACGCGAATACAGTGATCGGACCTTCAAGGATTTGCTGGCCCTTCCCGTCTCGCGCGGGACGATTGTGATGGCCAAGTCGGCAGTTGCCGCTTCCTGCTGCTTCATTCTTGCCCTGATTACTTTCGGTTTCGCTATAATGACCGGATTCATCGCGGGCATGCAAGGCTTCTCGACGGTCGAGGTGAAGCATTATTTGATCCAGCTATTAATTGCAGTCTGTCTTCATGTGGTGCTGTGCGGTCCTGTCGCCTTCATCGCAAGCGCATCACGCGGTTATCTGATGCCGATCGGGTTCGCTTTCACCACTCTTATGGTCGCTTTGATTGCAGGCTCGACGCCACTGGGAGCTTATCTGCCCTGGTCTATACCGGCACTTCAGCTAGCCGGAAGCAGCATCTCGGCGTTCCCGCTAAATGCGGTGAGTTACATGATTCCCGTTATAGCCGGTACGGCTGGCCTGGCAGCGACCTGGGCCTGGTGGCGCTCGGCAGATCACAAGTAG
- the udk gene encoding uridine kinase encodes MLIIGIAGGTGSGKTTVARSVIERLGAGEEVTFISQDNYYKDHSHLSMAERGAINYDHPFAFDNELLIEHLKQLKSGQAAHAPVYDFTVHARSTTETTLLRPNHIIIIEGLHVLSDENLRQHLDIKVFVDTDPDVRILRRVLRDIEERGRTIQSIHQQYLTTVKPMHEAFIEPSKKYADLIIPEGGHNEVGIQLLAVLTEKYLTGEKWTGA; translated from the coding sequence ATGCTTATTATTGGGATCGCCGGCGGAACAGGGTCCGGCAAAACAACGGTCGCAAGGTCGGTAATCGAACGGCTAGGGGCCGGTGAAGAAGTCACGTTCATCTCACAGGATAATTACTATAAGGATCATTCGCATCTCAGTATGGCCGAACGCGGAGCAATCAATTACGATCACCCCTTCGCATTCGACAATGAGCTTCTGATCGAGCATTTGAAGCAGCTCAAATCGGGACAGGCCGCCCATGCGCCGGTCTATGATTTCACGGTCCACGCCCGCTCCACCACCGAAACAACCCTGCTCCGGCCTAATCATATCATCATTATCGAGGGGCTGCATGTGCTGTCCGACGAGAATCTGCGGCAGCATCTCGACATCAAGGTGTTCGTCGACACCGATCCCGATGTCCGCATTCTCCGCAGAGTGCTGCGGGATATCGAGGAGCGCGGCCGCACAATCCAGTCGATCCACCAGCAGTATTTGACGACAGTCAAGCCGATGCATGAAGCGTTCATCGAGCCCTCCAAGAAATACGCCGATCTCATTATTCCGGAAGGCGGACATAATGAAGTCGGCATCCAGCTTCTCGCCGTTCTGACAGAGAAATACTTGACCGGCGAGAAGTGGACAGGCGCCTAA
- a CDS encoding ABC transporter ATP-binding protein: MKEMIRTERLTKRYGNRTVVDEVSLSVSQGEIYGFLGLNGAGKTTTIRSLLGMIKPTSGEVYLLGQRLAEGGKQLWNRVGYMVEAPAAYPDFTVRENLRLFARMRRIPERRAVESVMEKLRLSPMADIKAKNLSLGNMQKLGLAKALMHDPDILILDEPTNALDPAGIVEIRELLIHLAAQQGITVFISSHILEEIAKMASRIGIIHQGALLQELTTKEFEDIRQKRLYIGVCDQTASALSTLKENGYRAQIGEGGWLEVYDELAVRHPEAVSKLLADSGHPVSMLKVEEEELESYFLKTIGAKGAWEA, from the coding sequence ATGAAGGAAATGATCCGGACGGAGCGCCTGACCAAACGCTATGGAAACAGAACCGTCGTTGACGAAGTATCATTATCGGTTAGCCAAGGGGAAATCTACGGATTCCTGGGACTGAACGGCGCGGGTAAAACAACGACAATCCGCTCCCTGCTCGGAATGATCAAGCCCACATCCGGTGAGGTGTATCTGCTCGGGCAGCGGCTTGCCGAAGGGGGAAAGCAGCTCTGGAACCGGGTTGGCTATATGGTAGAGGCTCCTGCCGCGTACCCCGATTTTACAGTGAGGGAGAACCTGCGGCTGTTCGCAAGAATGCGTCGAATCCCGGAGCGCAGAGCCGTCGAATCCGTTATGGAGAAGCTTCGCCTGAGTCCCATGGCGGATATCAAAGCCAAAAATCTATCCTTGGGCAACATGCAAAAGCTGGGGTTGGCCAAGGCTCTCATGCATGATCCGGATATCCTGATTCTGGATGAGCCGACCAATGCGCTTGATCCGGCGGGTATTGTCGAAATCCGGGAATTGCTTATCCACCTCGCCGCTCAGCAAGGGATTACGGTCTTCATTTCCAGCCACATTCTGGAGGAAATTGCGAAGATGGCTTCAAGGATCGGCATTATTCATCAAGGCGCACTCCTTCAGGAATTGACGACGAAGGAATTCGAGGACATTCGCCAAAAACGGCTGTATATCGGGGTATGTGATCAAACAGCCTCCGCCCTTTCCACGCTCAAGGAGAACGGTTATCGCGCACAAATCGGTGAGGGCGGATGGCTGGAGGTATATGACGAGCTAGCTGTACGCCATCCGGAAGCTGTATCGAAGCTGCTGGCCGACTCGGGCCATCCGGTATCCATGCTCAAAGTGGAGGAAGAAGAGCTGGAGTCCTATTTTCTAAAAACAATCGGTGCGAAAGGAGCATGGGAGGCATGA